GAATAGGTATGCAGTTTTGAAGTCACAATTCCGAAAATTTTAAACAGTCTTGTCATAATTCTACTTTTCTATTATTAGACACGAGTTTTTAAGTCAGTACTTTGATGGAAGCTCCGGCACTATCTTTAAAAAGGCCAAACGCTCCTTGACAAATTCCTTTGATCAACTGTTGAAACGTAAAACTAAAGAGGAAATGGATCGCGTTTCACCGCAACCGTCTTTCTGCCAGTCTAGTCTTCCCCCTCGTGTTGGGAGTCATGTTGAAGTAGATTTATCAAATTGTTTCAATCCTCGATACAATTTCTAATTCTTTAtgtttttgcttttaaatttatttacaacAGGTAACTGAAAAGACCCCATCAAAGTTATCTTTTCGCTTCGATGACGGATTCAGTCAGTCTCCATTAAATGGTGACCCTAACGAACGATCGGAAGGCTCTCGCCCGAGGTCCACAACGCTTTGCAGTTCTCACGGAGACACCATTAAGAAGGAATTGAAAGAAATGCAGATCAAACGTAGAGACAGCAGAGAGAAATCGGAAATGAAACCCGAAAAAAGCCCCACTTTGAAATCGCCTATCATGGACATGTAAAATCAACTTGTCTTttattaagaaaagaaaaaaaaatcatgcaTCATTTTTTGCCATTTTAGTTTCTTCAAAGTCGGAAGTCCATCCCCGGCTCATGTGTCGCATCCACCAGAAACACCGAGTCCTCGTAGGCCATCATCTGCGGCATCTTGGCGTCAAGCCATTTTTCAGCAAGTCAAGTCGCCAAATCAGAGCAGCCCTAACGAGTTCTGTGTTGGGGGAGACGTGCGAAAGTATGGAGCTGGTGCAGATCAGAGCCGTACCCAACGAACTCGCGAAAGTTATCGGATACTTTGGAAAAAGGCCATCAAACAACAAATCATTCTAATACGCatggaaaaggaaaacaaaagattaaAAGGTatagacgtttttttttatgtttgttgaaagtttgtttttgttccacAAACTCACGCTATGCGCTTgatcgtgtgtgtgtaacttCTTTTAACGATTCGATTCCGTGTTTTATTTGTTCTGCAGCTCATCAAGAAGAGATGGCAATCAAGCGGATGAAGTTAAACTACGATGAAATTGTCCAATGTGTGCGCCCCGCCTCACAGTTGTGGGAAAAGCTTCTTAATTCATCTTCCAGTGTGGCCCCGGATTTTCCCACCCTTGCCCGTGCCGTCGAGAAGGGAGTGCCGAAACATCGACGAGGCGAGGCTTGGCAGGCCCTGGTCAACACGCGAAATCTGATGGAAACTCAGCAGCCTTCGTGGTGTCGACACGCAGCTCACGACGATTACAGTCTGTCCTCCCATTCTGTTGATTATGAAAATTTCCCTTTGCTTGATGAGCCGTACGAGGACCTTCTCGGCCAGCTCACTTCTCATCAGCACGCCATCATCATCGATCTGGGTCGCACATTCCCCACGCAGAAATATTTTCAGGCCTCTTTAGGACCCGGCCAGTTGTCGTTGTACAATTTGCTAAAAGCTTATTCGTTGCTGGACAGTGAAGTGGGTTACTGCCAGGGCCTTAGTTTCATCGGCGGCGTACTGCTCATGCACCTGGAAGAGCAGGAAGCCTACTACATGCTCCGTTACTTGATGCTGGAACTGGGGCTCCGCCGCCAATACTTGCCCGACATGGCGGCTCTCCAGGTTCAATTGTACCAAATGGCCCGCTTGCTGAGGGACTCGCATCGCGATCTTTACGAGCATCTCGAGGAGAATGAAATCAGTCCCACTCTCTACGCAGCCCCGTGGTTTTTAACTCTTTTCGCCTCGCAATTTCCCCTGGGCTTTGTGGTTCGCGTTTTCGGTAAGATGTCGGAGGCATTCGAATGTTCCTCTTATTTGATTAAatctttcttatattttccGTATTcagatttggtttttatgaaCGGTATGTCGATGGTTTTCCGTGTCGCGCTATCTTTGATTGCCGACCACAAAGATATGCTTCTCCAATGCCGCAACTTTGAGCAGTTGATGGATTATTTCAAAACCACTTTACCGTCCATGGGAGCCACTCAGCTTGAGCGTGTCATCCGCGAGGTTGgaaattacttttttattttgtgtttttaatcACTTTGGTGCGCGAGCATTCCATCAGCTTGTGTTGACTTTTCCAGGCACTCGCACTGGACATTTCACGGCAGCTGGCGGCTTATGAAGTCGAGTATCACGTTCTGCAGGAGGAGATAGTCGCTGGAATTGCATCTCCCAATAGCCCGCAACATCATGCCACCGAGGATTTGATGGAGAAGACACGATTTCTGGAGGAGTCCAACCTGGCACTTCAAAAGCAAGTGCGTGAGTTGCAGGCCCAGCTGCAATCAGCCAAGGTTACCACGCGCATTTTGGAAAATAATCTGAGCGCTAGTCAATCCAAGTACACTAGGCTCGAACGAGAGGTAAGCCTTCGGTTGTTGATTTTCCCGATTAAGAAGACGCAATTCATCGGTTATTCTGTCTAGCTGGGTGAATATGAAACGGATCGAACGTCGCTGATCCATTTGATCGCCGATTTGATGAAGAGGTTGCCTGTTGGCCAGGAAATCACCATTCCTCCCGACGTTGCCCGTTGCCTGGAAGATTACAGCACCGTGAACGAAGGAGGCATTGCCATCATGATCACGCCCTCTTCGAATAAAAATTCTTCGGCCGCCATCACCAGTTGAGAAGAATTTCAGCGATCACACACTATCTTGGCTCATTTCACGACACCGCTCTCGTGCCTCTTATAGTTAACCCagtgatattttatttttaattttttctcatttgatcAAGTTGACTGCGCATTGCACAAGTTGTTTGGTGACGTACtcattttgacattttcattCGTTAACCACCGTTTTGATTTCGTTTCTTGAGCTTGCCCGACAAGTTGATTCGCAAAGGCAAACGAATCTCATGCATCCATCGAGTTGTGATCCGTGATCTAATGAGGCTCTTTTTGTTCTAGTGGGGGGGAATAAGAAGTTTGTGGATTGATGCTTTTTAAAAACTCCAAACTCTTTCCGTAATTCGTTATGCGATTCTGTactctcttttaaaaataatcaaacagcAATATCCTTCTGTGGATTTGTCAATATTTACTCTCATTTTGCGCAATAAACTCATGTTACGTAAAAAAGCAAACGAATTCTTCTGTCTTAAGAGGATCAAGGTTTCCATCTATTGATGACGTCCTTCGAGTGAAAACATTTTATCCCCACAGTCTGACAAAAAGTGCCGgtataaggaaaagaaaaaagagcctgGACTTATccatttcaaaaaaggaaatgcatAAGAAGTAAATGATATGGGTATAAATAACTCACTGTCGAAAAATCCCTGTCGGCAAGTGGGCATTCGTATCAGTATCTCAATTCCAGTTGGGTTGACGATAGCACTTACCAAAGGCCACACCGTTAAAGGTGTGGCACTCTGCGCAACTGTAGTTATGGGTGGAGTTGAAATAACATTTGAACGAGAGTGCCTTGTACAACACAACATAATCgtagaagaataagaaggagaaaaaaaggtcacTAGAAAATATATCGAGAGCTATAAATGCGCTCGACCGGGCAAGAGCtgcaaaatgtcaaaaaaataGCCAAAGTCGTTTCGTGAGATGAAggaattttagttttttttttattattgtcatTGGCTGTGTGGTGCAACGCAAAGGTCAACAACTTCCTCTCGTGTCCCAATCGCAAGTCATTCGCAGTCCATTTTGAGACAGCGGACGAGAGTAGGTGGACgaaggaacaaaaaatattgaacACGAATAGCAAAAAACGGAACGTTCTTATtatacaacaaaagaaaacttgatTCTGTTTTTACTGGGAACCTGTCCGCAAACCcaagtttttttcccccgctaCTTATCAGGGTCTCTGCTGGCACgcatgtttttctttgttgtgtgTGAAGACAATTGCGTTCTTCACACATTTTTCTCTACTGGTAACCAGCATCGACAATTGATCGATGCAGTTGCTTGAATAAATGAATCATGTTGTTTTGCAAATACTGTCTTTCAAAGTGAAGTTTTCCTGGTATTTCCACAGTTTGGCATCACCAGTATTTGGATCCATGAAAAGTATACGGCCGTTTATTCTACTTTTCTTGTCAAATCACAATATATAAGACTGTTCTGAATAATTTATTGGCCGATGGGATTAAACGAAACGCAAATCCAATATGAATAAGGTCACGTGATATGACGACGTTCCATTCagagttgttctttttttttaaacagctcTATCACGCAATCAAAAATGATGTAAttgatgtaaaagaaaaatacgctgGATTATTAACTGGTTTCTAAGAATGAGAAATCACTGTCGCTTCGAATTATAGTCTGACTGATGATGGGGTCAAGCGTGTAGGTATTTCcatcttcatttcaaaatctCACATAATAGAATGCACACAGAAGACACTTTGAGGCGTGGTCCCCACATATTCAGAGGTGGGGAACGaacttcaacaaaaaaatcggGGTGGAGTTCATCAAAGACTAGATATCAAACGAGACGGGAACAAACAAACTGccttttaaagaaaaaccaaaacactTCAAAATAAATGGCGATAGCATCTTCACTGCTGGGGAAATAAAACAGACAGACATGCAAATTTTTCCTAGGGCATGTCGGGATAATGGAAGGGGGGTTGCTGGAATAGGTATCGGCCACTTATTTGATCATGGGTCGTGACAAATATGGAAATTGTCAACTGTAACGACAAGGCAGTAAATCGACGAGGTCATAGCGCTTTTTTATAATGTAAGTATCTTCGTCGTTGTGTCTGGTAGCTTTTTGGGCGAGTTGGGTTGTTGGCTGGACGGCGTTGTTGACGCTTGAAACCAGACGGCCAGCGCACAgcagacaagagagagagagagagatgaaagtTGAtggagacagagagagagtgaaagaTTGGAGAGAGaagtgtgtgtatataagaTGTGTAATTCGGTAGCCATTTGCTTCTCAGCGTGAGATCCACCTGGAGAAAAACAAAGCCGCTTCATCATGACATGGCTCATTTCCCTCAGACTGCGTTCCAGCGGTTGGATTTACCTGTTTGTTCTGTTCGTATGTATGTTGTATCCATGTAGATATATTTACAGTTTCCAGTGGAATATGTAATCAGCGGAAATTAAATGAATCATGCATTCAGTTTgcaaaattcaattcatttgcaTCTCGTATGTATATACAATTATACATGATTTACCTTTCAAATTTCGCTCTCTTGTTGTATATTATACTAGATAAAAGCTCCTAATTAAGTAAAAGGACCAGATCAAACTATATTCGACGAGAACGTGATTTGCATCGCAATTCtttccccccctccctcccaaAACGGAATGTTTCGCGGATCCTCTGGTCGTCGTGATAAAATCTAGCGTCGCTTATATAGACACACGGCGATCGTCGCTTTGATTTCATACCAACTATGGCACCTAATTAACTCTGAAATTTCCTGAATTCTTTCGACAACTCTAATTCCTAATGGGTTATTGCACCGCTTCATCAGGTCGTCGTCATGTGGTACAGTTTGATGTCGATTAATAACACAGAAAgttatcaaagaaaataaaagacgcAATTTGGCAATGCCACGCCGTGATTTCGGCTATTGGAGTCTACAAAATCGGCGAAGCGTTTATCTAGTCGAGTGACTCGTGAGAGCGTCGCCCGAGGAGATCTTTCTCGACATGGGTATCACCAACCTGAAAGTTTCTCAGAAAGGTGACTGGTGGCTGGGGTGGGGCTTTTCCGGCGGACGGACTTGGGCTGGCCATGTGCACCGGAGCACGCACGACTGATGGCTGACTTGAGGGCAAATGCAAAAGAATCGACGTAAAACAGAATTCCGAAACcagaaaaaggagaacaagCACAAATGaatgtggaaaaaaacaaaagttccaTTCCAACGCTCTTGGTTGACTTTTTGGCAAAACGTGCGCGTCAGTCGCTTCTTCTTGAGATGACCTTCCCGTGTGCGCACATCCAGAGAAGATCACGCAACGTCcacggtcctttttttttcacctgttgattattattccttcttcttcttcttctcagagTCTCTTTTTTTACGCAAGACCGTGAGAATTCATTACATTCATCGTGTGTACGCATTCTGCCGCTCGATGCAAATTGTTTTACGGGCATTTAAATTGACTGTTTAGGCCCCCCCTCTATACATATAACATGTAAATTGATTCCACTTTCCGTTGCTGGCCGGGAATGAGATGTTGGATGAAGAAAGACCCACGAATGCGTTAAAGATATGCCACTTATGCACATCTCTGGCGAGAGATATTTTTTCAGCTTTTCTTTCAAGGTATATACTAAAGAGAGAGGAACAACCCGGAGATTGAATTCTCCATTCCAAAACAGCTGTGCTACCCCCGCAATGTGCAAATGGGGCGAATAGTCGTTTGTCGACAACCGTAACAGGGCGCGATTTgttgtttcaatttccaaatcaACGAAATATACAAAAGATACTGgtgatgaattatttattCCAGATCGCCATCAGGCCAAATCGAGAGCGCCAAACAGCTTTTTAATGAAGCAGAGGAAACTTTGTCCGGGGGGGTCCCGCTGATCTTTTTCTCGGTCGTTGTATATTAGCCTTTTAATTTGGCTGttaacagcagcagctagctGTATAGTGCTCAGTCTGCTCAACTTAAAAATAAGCAGACACAaaacaatataaaaagaaaaaaggaaaagtgggATGGTCGTCAAGCGAAGCCTGGATGATCGTCCTGTTTTACAAGGGCGGACATCCGAGAGAGTGGACGATGACTGGATTCGCACCATCACTCTTATTGGCGGACCCGACACCTCATGATTCATACATTTTATGACACGTACGATATATAaccgtaaaataaaaataaaacaactaaTTCTAAAAATAGCCGAGGGAGTCGTATATTCATTTGCGGGTGGAACGTGCTGGAGCTCATTGCTGTCGACGTCACAGCcgcatttattttgtttctctgcAATGAGctgctcgttttctttttttcgacaatttTGGGCGTCAATTCTTGTCGTCTGGCTGTGTGCGATTCTTCTGCTGATTTCAGGTCGCCTCCATAAACAATAGAACAACGCTGGGAGGAGGGAGAAAAGGAGGGTAGTAGGAGTGCGTTCCAGTGGGGATATAAGGGCGCCCTGCTTTCGTCCCGTCCCGATAGAAAACAAGAAACGTGATCTCCAATAAATTGTCTAGATCAAACAGGAAACGAACCCGGTTGCAGCCAGGGCAGCCCAGGTGGGCCTGTCTCCTATTTCTTATAGCATCCACCTTGTTTGCAAGCTCTCACAACCCAAATAGAATCAAGCGGGAAAAAAGAGCTGCTGGCTTGCAGTGGAGCGAGCAATGACAGCAATGGTCAGCACAGGATTAGATGAATATCACCAGCAGTCGCTATATTATATGAATTATTACTCACCAggtgatatatatatatatatatgtaacgCAACTGGGTATATGGTAGCCTGGCTCACTAAGCGCGACAGTCCCAGACCGCAAatctcccatttctttttttcttttctttggctgATTTTTGTGTTGGGggtcgtatatatatatttcatgATGTAATGCGGAGCAATTTCAACCGCGGGCCGATGACAAAAAACGGCTACATCACAGCACGGCCATAATAAtccgcaaaaagaaaagaaaaaaaaaaaaaaccccaaggTGAATTATAAGCAGCACCGGTTCTCTCTACTTCACGGACTCGATTTTGGTCAAGTCAACGAACGgaatggcggcggcggcggcggcgaccaCACCCTATTTCTTGTCCATTTTCGGGtctgaagaaatgaaaaaaaagggagtgtGAGCCCATTCGAAATTTCAGCGTACGTAATTCGATCTCGTAACAGctcgaggaaaaaaaataacatgtaTATACAGTAATTCTTTTGTAATGAAATGTCCTGCTGAGATAAACGTCACAGCCCAGCCATGtgaatttatatatttatatatttttgattCGAAAAACTTTCagctgaagaaaaaggaaacaaacaaacaatggaaATGGTTTTGGGTCGTTCTTTCGACCTTGGGGAAAAAATACACGACCAAGTTGGACTGTTTACAGATATAAAGTATTTCGAAAATTCTGGCGGGAACTTTGAACTGAAAATTATAAGACGAGTTTAAAAATTGATATAGTCACGATCTTTGTCAAACGATTTAGGCTCAATAGAAGTTCTGATTACACGTCCGAATGTTTGAGAGAGGCAGGAAGCAAATTTCATATAATacgagagaaataagaaaacatatAAACATCCCGTGTGTAGATAGATACATTGATGGCGTTTTCAACGAACGTGGTAATTGACCCGGTGAATTGAGCTCGAAAAGccactggaaaaaaaagaagaagggtgTGTTTTAAAGAAAGAGATTATTATATTCATGATGGTGATGGATTGCGTATAATACGTGAATAATACCTCCACGTACATAAATATAATGTTGaataattgttaaaaaatacGCGCCACGTTAATTAGCAAATCCCGAACGGCTTGCGGATTCCTGGCAGCCAAACATTCGCAGTATCaagaaattaattattcataCGCAAGTTACTTTGAGGCTCTCCCCCGGCTGTGTTCAGTGACTTCTCTCCGCCGAAATAGGTCCTATAAATCGTTTTGTCTtgattgaaatcaaaatgttgttttgttttttggtttcgttttTCCTCTTTCGGGTTTATTCACTTTTCAAGCGTCAAACTGACATAACCTAAAAGATTTACAGTAAAAAAGGAGGACCcactttgtttaattgttGCGTAAATGTGttacactctttttttttttttacctgtcaAGATGATGTCGCGCGGTCATGCGTGAAGAAGAATAACCGACAGCCAACTGGCAGCGACTTTTAGATTATCTCAACAGTTGGCCAAATTGGCGCACATTTATTCAGGGAAGTTGAATTGATTGTCAAGACGAGGGGAGGGGGGTATCGAGTTACGCTCTTCATTCCCGAGAATTGAGAATCGTGATCGATGTTCATCTTACAAGCAATGAGATCACATAGATAACGGCACGACCTTattctatttttccttttttttttcagaaaaaaagaaagaaattatttcTACGTGGCGTCACTCAAAAAGTCTGTTCACCtccaaacgaaaattcccgacggtcaaaaaaaaaaaaaaataatgggtGTGGCCGTTGGTtggctgttgttttttttttgttttttcggcgTGCATATCACAGATAAATACGCCGGGAGCTCTGCTGGTTGCAACAGAATGTTCTACCTCATTAATTACAATTGCGCATTACATGCAATTCATTGTGAATGTGTCAACACGAATCGAGAGGGAAATGTCAGAAAGGTGTGCTCGCAATGTCAGACTCGCTGCAACTATGCATACTAACGAGAGTGTACATATAGGAACGCGCGCAATAGGTTCGGTTACCAGCACTAGACAACTGGGGCGTGAGCGGAATTCTATTTGACCGGGGCTATGCAGTTATACAGAgggaatgaattatttttgatttgatttttttcttctctccaattctttttttctttttcttttttcgccgatttaaaaaaagcgcA
Above is a genomic segment from Daphnia pulicaria isolate SC F1-1A chromosome 8, SC_F0-13Bv2, whole genome shotgun sequence containing:
- the LOC124312669 gene encoding TBC1 domain family member 1-like isoform X2 — protein: MGIQKLKTGTQTIKVLEMFLGSRDHSNRESREGSMGPPSRQSSNASISSITSLQDAGSSGSQFFEVLYLGKIKSVSHRKAPPTFIDDVLEKFRAHNELEEQKGRQMSLPAQANSNSFLQTARFPRPTSLNDICGDNRDVYETRHMFTSKLVDTQEEEEFNEAQPANAASNNTLSILKQTEEVLKTLSDRMEPQQKVVSNLSIPQNGIAGIQHDSSATFRTRTASGGVSSLPPRKDLSLEPITRGRANSTGSVSAKGPKRVHSTSNLEVPRSVASNENNRTMLLQISRCDVKLISPDRKSVMLSKPFCDISHCSQGIQHPDNFGFICRDVASENNVCYVFKCQNSSVADEIMTVLKLASHSAAESQKRIHGNLCEHCPAVWLQRLMADVEGLPDQKAHCLLLRRIGTLPEDDQEQLVAKYKGADLTKTSEQNDLLLLLLKAHCETRQMTHVHDTAENRHEFLSQYFDGSSGTIFKKAKRSLTNSFDQLLKRKTKEEMDRVSPQPSFCQSSLPPRVGSHVEVTEKTPSKLSFRFDDGFSQSPLNGDPNERSEGSRPRSTTLCSSHGDTIKKELKEMQIKRRDSREKSEMKPEKSPTLKSPIMDIFFKVGSPSPAHVSHPPETPSPRRPSSAASWRQAIFQQVKSPNQSSPNEFCVGGDVRKYGAGADQSRTQRTRESYRILWKKAIKQQIILIRMEKENKRLKAHQEEMAIKRMKLNYDEIVQCVRPASQLWEKLLNSSSSVAPDFPTLARAVEKGVPKHRRGEAWQALVNTRNLMETQQPSWCRHAAHDDYSLSSHSVDYENFPLLDEPYEDLLGQLTSHQHAIIIDLGRTFPTQKYFQASLGPGQLSLYNLLKAYSLLDSEVGYCQGLSFIGGVLLMHLEEQEAYYMLRYLMLELGLRRQYLPDMAALQVQLYQMARLLRDSHRDLYEHLEENEISPTLYAAPWFLTLFASQFPLGFVVRVFDLVFMNGMSMVFRVALSLIADHKDMLLQCRNFEQLMDYFKTTLPSMGATQLERVIREALALDISRQLAAYEVEYHVLQEEIVAGIASPNSPQHHATEDLMEKTRFLEESNLALQKQVRELQAQLQSAKVTTRILENNLSASQSKYTRLERELGEYETDRTSLIHLIADLMKRLPVGQEITIPPDVARCLEDYSTVNEGGIAIMITPSSNKNSSAAITS
- the LOC124312669 gene encoding TBC1 domain family member 1-like isoform X1, with the protein product MITIPSLGNLALISGPPSSQTSEMPTKSGNRNGSVLEMFLGSRDHSNRESREGSMGPPSRQSSNASISSITSLQDAGSSGSQFFEVLYLGKIKSVSHRKAPPTFIDDVLEKFRAHNELEEQKGRQMSLPAQANSNSFLQTARFPRPTSLNDICGDNRDVYETRHMFTSKLVDTQEEEEFNEAQPANAASNNTLSILKQTEEVLKTLSDRMEPQQKVVSNLSIPQNGIAGIQHDSSATFRTRTASGGVSSLPPRKDLSLEPITRGRANSTGSVSAKGPKRVHSTSNLEVPRSVASNENNRTMLLQISRCDVKLISPDRKSVMLSKPFCDISHCSQGIQHPDNFGFICRDVASENNVCYVFKCQNSSVADEIMTVLKLASHSAAESQKRIHGNLCEHCPAVWLQRLMADVEGLPDQKAHCLLLRRIGTLPEDDQEQLVAKYKGADLTKTSEQNDLLLLLLKAHCETRQMTHVHDTAENRHEFLSQYFDGSSGTIFKKAKRSLTNSFDQLLKRKTKEEMDRVSPQPSFCQSSLPPRVGSHVEVTEKTPSKLSFRFDDGFSQSPLNGDPNERSEGSRPRSTTLCSSHGDTIKKELKEMQIKRRDSREKSEMKPEKSPTLKSPIMDIFFKVGSPSPAHVSHPPETPSPRRPSSAASWRQAIFQQVKSPNQSSPNEFCVGGDVRKYGAGADQSRTQRTRESYRILWKKAIKQQIILIRMEKENKRLKAHQEEMAIKRMKLNYDEIVQCVRPASQLWEKLLNSSSSVAPDFPTLARAVEKGVPKHRRGEAWQALVNTRNLMETQQPSWCRHAAHDDYSLSSHSVDYENFPLLDEPYEDLLGQLTSHQHAIIIDLGRTFPTQKYFQASLGPGQLSLYNLLKAYSLLDSEVGYCQGLSFIGGVLLMHLEEQEAYYMLRYLMLELGLRRQYLPDMAALQVQLYQMARLLRDSHRDLYEHLEENEISPTLYAAPWFLTLFASQFPLGFVVRVFDLVFMNGMSMVFRVALSLIADHKDMLLQCRNFEQLMDYFKTTLPSMGATQLERVIREALALDISRQLAAYEVEYHVLQEEIVAGIASPNSPQHHATEDLMEKTRFLEESNLALQKQVRELQAQLQSAKVTTRILENNLSASQSKYTRLERELGEYETDRTSLIHLIADLMKRLPVGQEITIPPDVARCLEDYSTVNEGGIAIMITPSSNKNSSAAITS